In Sphingopyxis sp. 113P3, one DNA window encodes the following:
- the trmD gene encoding tRNA (guanosine(37)-N1)-methyltransferase TrmD encodes MTFTAVPLTLYPDMFPGPLGHSMAGRALESGTWACAPVQIRDFAIDRHRTVDDTPAGGGAGMVLKADVLGRAIDHAVAAYPGLPLLAMTPRGAPITQARVRGLAEGPGAIILCGRFEGFDERIFEARPIEQLSMGDLVLSGGEMAALLLLDACIRLLPGVMGAASSGDDESFENGLIEYPHYTRPVTWEGRTIPEVLRSGDHAKIAAWRKQRAEEDTRLRRPDLWERHEGARDRPASGARQQKKDQGP; translated from the coding sequence ATGACCTTCACCGCTGTCCCCCTCACGCTTTATCCCGACATGTTCCCGGGGCCGCTGGGACACAGCATGGCGGGACGCGCGCTGGAGAGCGGGACATGGGCCTGTGCGCCGGTGCAGATCCGCGATTTTGCGATCGACCGGCACCGCACCGTTGACGACACGCCCGCTGGCGGGGGCGCGGGGATGGTACTGAAGGCCGATGTGCTGGGCCGGGCCATCGATCATGCGGTCGCCGCCTATCCGGGGCTGCCCTTGCTTGCGATGACGCCGCGCGGGGCGCCCATCACCCAGGCGCGGGTGCGCGGGCTTGCGGAGGGTCCCGGCGCGATCATTCTCTGCGGCCGCTTCGAAGGATTCGACGAACGCATTTTCGAGGCGCGGCCGATCGAACAATTGTCGATGGGCGACCTCGTTCTATCGGGCGGAGAGATGGCGGCGCTGTTGCTTCTCGACGCTTGCATTCGGCTGCTTCCCGGCGTAATGGGCGCGGCTTCTAGCGGAGACGACGAATCGTTCGAGAATGGTTTGATCGAGTATCCGCATTATACCCGACCTGTCACATGGGAAGGGCGCACGATCCCCGAAGTGCTGCGATCGGGGGATCATGCGAAGATCGCCGCCTGGCGGAAACAAAGGGCGGAAGAGGACACACGGTTACGCAGGCCGGACCTTTGGGAGCGCCATGAGGGCGCTCGGGACCGACCTGCCTCTGGCGCGCGGCAACAGAAGAAGGACCAGGGGCCATGA
- the dapF gene encoding diaminopimelate epimerase yields the protein MADRFTKMHGLGNDFVVIDARTRAVEMTAARAHAIADRRHGIGCDQLILLEPSEKVDLKMRIFNADGGEVEACGNATRCVATLIGKAAVIETLGGMLRVSPADGGAEVTLGKPAFDWEQIPLAMPMDTRDMPVAWDELEHGAAVNVGNPHVIFFVPEADAVPLADLGPRIETDPLFPERVNVNVASLDGENQLQLRVWERGVGLTQACGTGACATAVAAIRAGLVQSPVTISLPGGDLVIRWAEGEPIVMSGAATRVFEGETDWARFG from the coding sequence ATGGCGGATCGCTTCACCAAGATGCATGGCCTCGGCAACGACTTTGTCGTCATTGATGCGCGGACACGCGCCGTCGAGATGACGGCAGCGCGCGCGCATGCGATCGCCGACCGGCGGCACGGCATCGGCTGCGACCAGCTGATCCTGCTCGAGCCATCCGAGAAGGTCGATCTCAAGATGCGTATCTTCAACGCCGACGGCGGCGAGGTAGAGGCCTGCGGCAACGCGACGCGCTGCGTCGCGACGCTGATCGGAAAGGCTGCCGTGATCGAGACGCTGGGCGGCATGCTGCGTGTCAGCCCGGCCGATGGCGGCGCCGAGGTGACGCTGGGCAAACCCGCCTTCGATTGGGAGCAGATCCCGCTCGCAATGCCGATGGATACGCGTGACATGCCCGTTGCTTGGGACGAGCTTGAGCATGGCGCGGCGGTCAATGTCGGCAATCCGCACGTGATCTTCTTTGTCCCGGAAGCCGATGCGGTTCCGCTCGCCGACCTTGGACCCAGGATCGAGACGGATCCGCTTTTTCCCGAACGCGTCAATGTCAATGTCGCGAGCCTCGATGGCGAAAATCAGCTGCAGCTGCGCGTCTGGGAGCGCGGGGTGGGGCTGACCCAGGCATGCGGGACCGGCGCCTGCGCCACCGCGGTCGCGGCGATCCGCGCAGGCCTCGTCCAGTCCCCGGTCACCATTTCGCTGCCCGGCGGCGACCTCGTGATCCGCTGGGCCGAAGGTGAGCCGATCGTGATGAGCGGCGCCGCGACGCGCGTGTTCGAGGGCGAAACCGACTGGGCGCGCTTCGGATGA
- a CDS encoding putative bifunctional diguanylate cyclase/phosphodiesterase, whose amino-acid sequence MRAETIVPKEWDRSEGAKRDIVAGGIVIAAILLFVGTGSSVMQSVVRTLAGVSGGTDRVLAATLILNIALILFGWRRYDDLNREIRERTLAEKRARFLADTDPLTGYLNRRALLAAGPSLVAAAAAEKRHVALLLLDLDHFKTVNDIHGHVAGDHVLQVAAERITAILPPNATKARLGGDEFVAMIAFEPAARHQIDALAAALVAALEEPVEYEGQQIRIGSSLGIALATGQNATMEMLVRQADIAMYHGKEKGRNRHIWFEPGMEMAMQARNQIETGIRNGMPRGEFVPHFEPQVDIASGRLVGFEMLMRWDSPEHGMIPPERFIPVAEESGLIGELSLRVIRDAMEIARGWDPSIFLAVNISPQQLKDPWFSQKLTKLLVETGFPASQLEVEITESSLFENLPLVRSIVTSLKNQGVSLALDDFGTGYSSLSHLRALPFDRIKIDKSFVAAMRGSADAQAIVVAIVRLGESLGMPITAEGVEDAATATELTRLGCAKGQGWHYGRAMSAADTAHMLAERGLLRTPLTAPKAPGDESAELRKSA is encoded by the coding sequence ATGAGAGCCGAAACGATCGTGCCGAAGGAATGGGATCGCAGCGAGGGGGCCAAACGCGACATCGTTGCAGGCGGCATCGTCATCGCCGCCATTCTTCTGTTCGTCGGCACGGGCAGCAGTGTGATGCAATCGGTGGTGCGCACGCTCGCGGGAGTGAGTGGCGGCACCGATCGGGTGCTCGCGGCAACCCTGATCCTCAATATCGCGCTGATCCTGTTTGGCTGGCGGCGTTACGACGACCTCAACCGCGAGATTCGTGAGCGCACCCTTGCCGAGAAGCGGGCGCGTTTCCTTGCCGATACCGACCCCCTCACAGGCTATCTCAACCGGCGTGCCCTGCTCGCCGCCGGCCCCTCGCTGGTCGCAGCAGCGGCGGCCGAAAAGCGCCATGTCGCATTGCTGCTCCTCGACCTTGATCATTTCAAGACGGTGAACGACATCCATGGTCATGTCGCAGGCGATCATGTGCTGCAGGTTGCAGCTGAGCGGATCACTGCTATCCTGCCCCCGAACGCAACCAAGGCGCGGCTTGGCGGCGACGAGTTCGTCGCGATGATCGCGTTCGAACCCGCCGCGCGGCACCAGATCGACGCATTGGCCGCAGCGCTTGTTGCCGCGCTCGAAGAGCCGGTCGAATATGAAGGCCAGCAGATCCGGATCGGCAGTTCGCTCGGCATCGCTCTTGCAACGGGGCAAAATGCGACAATGGAAATGCTCGTGCGCCAGGCCGACATCGCCATGTATCACGGCAAGGAGAAGGGCCGGAACCGCCATATCTGGTTCGAACCCGGCATGGAAATGGCCATGCAGGCCCGCAATCAGATTGAGACAGGCATCCGCAACGGCATGCCGCGCGGCGAATTTGTTCCGCATTTCGAACCGCAGGTCGACATCGCGAGCGGACGGCTCGTCGGCTTCGAGATGCTGATGCGATGGGATTCGCCCGAGCACGGCATGATCCCGCCCGAACGCTTCATCCCGGTTGCCGAAGAAAGCGGGTTGATCGGCGAGTTGTCGCTGCGCGTCATTCGCGACGCCATGGAGATTGCCAGGGGCTGGGACCCATCGATCTTCCTGGCGGTCAACATCTCGCCCCAGCAACTGAAAGACCCCTGGTTCAGCCAGAAGCTGACCAAGCTCCTGGTCGAAACGGGATTTCCTGCAAGCCAGCTCGAAGTCGAGATCACCGAAAGCTCCTTGTTTGAAAATCTCCCGCTGGTGCGTTCGATTGTCACCAGCCTCAAGAATCAGGGCGTTTCGCTTGCGCTTGACGATTTTGGTACCGGCTATAGTTCGCTTTCGCACCTGCGCGCATTGCCGTTCGACCGGATCAAGATCGACAAGAGCTTCGTCGCGGCGATGCGCGGAAGCGCCGATGCGCAGGCGATTGTCGTTGCAATCGTACGGCTTGGCGAAAGCCTTGGCATGCCGATCACAGCCGAGGGGGTCGAGGATGCCGCAACCGCGACCGAGCTCACACGGCTCGGCTGCGCGAAGGGTCAAGGCTGGCATTATGGCCGCGCGATGTCGGCTGCGGATACCGCCCATATGCTCGCCGAGCGCGGTCTCCTGCGGACACCGCTGACGGCCCCGAAGGCTCCCGGAGACGAAAGCGCCGAGTTGCGCAAATCGGCATAG
- the rimM gene encoding ribosome maturation factor RimM (Essential for efficient processing of 16S rRNA), whose translation MAHADRPVTLAAIAGAHGVRGEVRLKLFGEGADALRAFSTFDAGTRKLTLLSVRPANQGAVARFAEVTDRAAAEALRGTLLTVPRSALPPLGPGEYYHHDLIGLSCTSTEGEALGTVVAVENFGAGDILEIERPSEPGRRATRFMVPMTPQAVPEWSDGGIIVTAAFAE comes from the coding sequence TTGGCGCACGCCGACCGCCCTGTCACCCTTGCCGCCATTGCTGGCGCGCACGGGGTGCGGGGCGAGGTCCGCCTCAAATTGTTCGGGGAAGGCGCGGACGCCTTGCGCGCCTTTTCCACCTTCGACGCCGGCACCCGCAAGCTGACGCTGCTATCGGTTCGCCCCGCGAACCAGGGCGCCGTCGCGCGCTTCGCCGAAGTGACTGACCGCGCGGCGGCCGAGGCGCTGCGCGGGACGCTGCTCACCGTGCCCCGCTCGGCGCTCCCGCCGCTTGGCCCTGGCGAATATTATCATCACGATCTTATCGGCCTTTCCTGCACCTCCACCGAAGGCGAGGCGCTCGGCACCGTCGTTGCCGTCGAGAATTTCGGTGCGGGAGACATTCTCGAGATCGAGCGACCCTCCGAACCGGGCCGGCGGGCGACGCGCTTCATGGTGCCGATGACCCCGCAAGCGGTGCCCGAATGGAGCGATGGGGGGATCATCGTGACGGCGGCTTTCGCCGAATAA
- the ffh gene encoding signal recognition particle protein: MFDSLSNRLGDVFGKLRGRGALTEADVRAAMREVRIALLEADVALPVVRSFVDQVTELAVGQNVLRSVTPGQQVVKIVSDALTEMLGSETAELDLNVTPPAVIMMVGLQGSGKTTTTAKIAKRLKDKERKKVLMASLDVHRPAAQEQLAVLGQQIDVATLPIIAGQQPVEIAQRAMQAAKLQGFDVLMLDTAGRLHVDQQLMDEMQAVSRAANPAETLLVVDSLTGQDAVQVAQRFTDQVPLTGVVLTRMDGDARGGAALSMRAVTGRPIKFAGTGEKLDGLELFQPSRIAGRILGMGDVVSLVERAAETIQAEEAEAMAKKMAKGQFDLDDLRTQLNQMRRMGGIGALAGMIPGLKKAQAAMAQSGADDKMLVHFDAIMSSMTPKERARPEIINAKRKIRIANGSGTSVQQVNKVLKMHQEMSTAMKRIRKMGGLKGLGALFGKGGGIPGVPGLGGGGMGGLPGLGGGAIPPDLANMLNKKK, from the coding sequence ATGTTCGACAGTCTGAGCAATCGGCTTGGCGATGTTTTCGGGAAGCTCCGCGGCCGCGGCGCGCTGACTGAGGCCGATGTGCGCGCCGCGATGCGCGAAGTTCGAATCGCGCTTCTCGAAGCCGATGTGGCGCTGCCCGTCGTACGCAGTTTCGTCGATCAGGTGACCGAACTTGCGGTCGGGCAGAATGTCCTGCGCTCGGTCACGCCGGGTCAGCAGGTGGTCAAGATCGTCAGCGACGCGCTGACCGAGATGCTCGGCTCCGAAACCGCCGAGCTTGATCTCAACGTCACGCCGCCCGCGGTCATCATGATGGTCGGTCTTCAGGGTTCGGGTAAGACGACCACCACCGCGAAGATCGCGAAGCGCCTGAAGGATAAGGAGCGCAAGAAGGTGCTGATGGCGTCGCTCGACGTCCATCGCCCTGCCGCGCAGGAGCAACTTGCGGTTCTCGGTCAGCAGATCGATGTCGCGACGCTCCCGATCATTGCCGGACAGCAGCCGGTCGAAATCGCGCAGCGCGCAATGCAGGCCGCGAAGCTTCAGGGCTTTGACGTGCTGATGCTCGACACCGCGGGCCGCCTCCACGTCGACCAGCAGCTGATGGACGAGATGCAGGCGGTGTCGCGCGCAGCGAATCCCGCCGAGACCTTGCTCGTCGTCGATAGCCTGACAGGCCAGGACGCGGTTCAGGTCGCGCAGCGCTTCACCGACCAGGTCCCGCTCACCGGCGTGGTGCTTACCCGCATGGACGGCGATGCGCGCGGCGGTGCCGCGCTGTCGATGCGCGCCGTTACGGGAAGACCGATCAAATTTGCCGGTACCGGTGAGAAACTCGACGGTCTTGAACTTTTCCAGCCCTCGCGCATCGCAGGCCGCATCCTCGGTATGGGGGACGTTGTCAGCCTCGTGGAGCGCGCTGCCGAGACGATCCAGGCCGAAGAGGCCGAGGCGATGGCGAAGAAGATGGCGAAAGGTCAGTTCGACCTCGACGATCTTCGCACGCAATTGAACCAGATGCGCCGCATGGGCGGAATTGGTGCGCTCGCCGGCATGATTCCCGGCCTGAAGAAGGCGCAGGCCGCGATGGCGCAGAGCGGTGCCGACGACAAGATGCTCGTCCACTTCGATGCGATCATGAGCTCGATGACCCCGAAGGAGCGCGCGAGGCCCGAAATCATCAACGCCAAGCGCAAGATCCGCATCGCCAATGGCTCGGGAACCAGTGTGCAGCAGGTAAACAAGGTGCTGAAAATGCACCAGGAAATGTCGACCGCGATGAAGCGCATCCGCAAGATGGGCGGACTGAAGGGGCTCGGCGCGCTGTTCGGCAAGGGCGGCGGAATTCCCGGCGTGCCCGGCCTTGGGGGCGGCGGCATGGGCGGTCTTCCCGGGCTCGGCGGTGGAGCGATACCGCCCGATCTCGCTAATATGTTGAATAAGAAGAAATAA
- a CDS encoding DUF2238 domain-containing protein: MFSRLRPIPPSQGLFLGLLLALLLLAQFDQPYPAIAPLQHLPTALLLIAAPWLLRRWPLSTPAFACIILFFALHTLGGRYVYSNVPYDEWSRALTGRGLSETFGWTRNHYDRFVHFSFGLLSMSPVTEIARRYGGLSRRGAVLAAAGWVLSLSCLYEIFEWLLTIVAAGETADRYNGQQGDIWDAQKDMALAALGALLIGALPRALRRHGGEGLASRPARSE; encoded by the coding sequence GTGTTTTCGCGTCTCCGTCCCATTCCGCCCAGCCAGGGCCTTTTTCTCGGCCTGCTCCTTGCGCTTCTCCTTCTAGCCCAGTTCGATCAGCCCTATCCCGCCATCGCGCCGCTTCAGCACCTTCCGACCGCGCTGCTGCTTATCGCTGCGCCCTGGCTGCTCAGGCGGTGGCCGCTCTCAACGCCGGCGTTTGCATGCATCATCCTGTTTTTTGCGCTGCACACGCTTGGCGGGCGTTATGTCTACAGCAATGTCCCCTATGACGAATGGTCGCGCGCGTTGACCGGTCGCGGATTATCGGAGACGTTCGGCTGGACACGCAATCATTACGACCGCTTCGTCCATTTCAGCTTCGGCCTTCTCTCGATGAGCCCAGTGACGGAGATCGCGCGGCGCTACGGGGGCCTGTCGCGGCGCGGCGCGGTGCTCGCGGCGGCCGGCTGGGTACTTTCGCTGTCGTGTCTGTACGAGATTTTCGAATGGCTGCTGACGATCGTCGCGGCGGGTGAGACGGCGGATCGCTACAACGGCCAGCAGGGCGACATCTGGGACGCGCAAAAGGATATGGCCCTCGCTGCGCTCGGGGCTCTTCTGATCGGGGCTCTCCCGCGCGCCCTCCGGCGCCATGGAGGAGAAGGCCTCGCCTCAAGACCGGCGAGGTCTGAGTGA
- the rpsP gene encoding 30S ribosomal protein S16: MATSIRLSRGGSKKRPYYKIVVADSRSPRDGRFIERIGSYNPLLAKDNPERVKLDTERAAHWLSVGAQPTDRVARFLDAAGLKERAARSNPKKGEPGEKAKERAEEKAAKLAEAEEAAKEAAAAPAEEAPAEEPAAPEAAESDATGSVKSEETAEAVADAVAEEVPAEATAEDAAAIAEEVAEGGPVAEEAGEEKAEG, from the coding sequence ATGGCTACCTCAATTCGCCTTTCGCGCGGCGGTTCGAAAAAGCGCCCCTATTACAAGATTGTCGTCGCCGACTCGCGCAGCCCGCGCGACGGCCGCTTCATCGAGCGCATCGGCAGCTACAACCCGCTGCTCGCCAAGGACAATCCGGAGCGCGTCAAGCTTGACACCGAGCGTGCCGCACACTGGCTCTCGGTCGGCGCCCAGCCGACCGACCGTGTTGCCCGCTTCCTCGATGCCGCGGGCCTCAAGGAACGCGCCGCGCGCAGCAATCCCAAGAAGGGCGAGCCGGGCGAGAAGGCCAAGGAACGCGCCGAAGAAAAGGCTGCAAAGCTGGCCGAGGCCGAAGAGGCCGCGAAGGAAGCTGCCGCTGCTCCGGCTGAAGAAGCTCCCGCCGAAGAGCCGGCAGCTCCCGAAGCTGCCGAGTCCGACGCGACCGGCTCGGTGAAGAGCGAAGAGACTGCCGAAGCCGTCGCCGACGCCGTGGCAGAAGAGGTTCCGGCCGAAGCGACCGCCGAGGACGCCGCTGCGATCGCCGAAGAAGTCGCCGAAGGCGGCCCGGTGGCCGAAGAGGCTGGCGAAGAAAAGGCCGAAGGCTAA
- a CDS encoding LysR substrate-binding domain-containing protein, whose product MSRLPPLAAIRAFEAAGRLENFSRAAEELGMTQAAVSYQVRQLENRLGHALFVREKGRVRLSETGERLLPAIRAAFASMDDAFASLDSDEAEVLTINAATSFGGTWLSARIGSFQLQYPDLAVRMAMSNVLVDFDASNVDVAIRIGRGHWPGLRADFLMRQYLAPIASPAFIEEHGIREPADLLRVQRLAPNDSWWADWFAAAGVATPPAPSRRGIELDSQLQEASAVQAGFGVAMMTPLYWRAELASGRLVQPFDTLYVSEASGMWLVHRENRVGVRKIERFREWLHAEIEKDRHILPEALWRPLP is encoded by the coding sequence GTGTCCAGACTACCGCCCCTTGCCGCCATCAGAGCCTTCGAAGCCGCTGGAAGGCTGGAGAATTTCTCGCGCGCTGCCGAGGAGCTCGGGATGACGCAGGCCGCGGTCAGCTATCAGGTTCGCCAATTGGAAAACCGGCTCGGACATGCGCTGTTCGTTCGGGAGAAAGGCCGCGTGCGGCTTTCTGAAACGGGAGAGCGACTGCTTCCCGCAATCCGCGCCGCGTTCGCCTCGATGGACGATGCTTTCGCATCGCTCGACAGCGATGAGGCTGAGGTGCTGACCATCAATGCCGCCACCAGTTTCGGGGGGACGTGGCTCAGCGCGCGGATCGGCAGTTTCCAGCTTCAATATCCCGATCTTGCGGTGCGCATGGCGATGAGCAACGTGCTTGTGGATTTCGATGCGTCGAATGTCGATGTCGCAATCCGCATCGGGCGGGGGCATTGGCCGGGGCTGCGCGCCGATTTCCTGATGCGCCAGTATCTGGCGCCTATCGCTTCGCCCGCCTTCATCGAGGAGCACGGAATCCGCGAGCCCGCTGACCTCCTGCGCGTCCAGCGGCTCGCTCCAAACGACAGCTGGTGGGCGGACTGGTTCGCCGCCGCTGGCGTCGCAACGCCGCCGGCTCCGTCGCGGCGCGGGATCGAGCTCGACAGTCAGTTGCAGGAAGCGAGCGCCGTGCAGGCGGGTTTCGGCGTCGCGATGATGACGCCGCTCTATTGGCGGGCCGAACTGGCGAGCGGGCGCCTCGTCCAGCCCTTCGATACGCTCTACGTCTCGGAGGCATCGGGCATGTGGCTTGTTCATCGCGAAAACCGGGTCGGGGTGAGGAAGATCGAACGCTTCCGCGAATGGCTGCACGCCGAGATCGAGAAGGATCGCCACATCCTGCCCGAGGCGCTATGGCGGCCGCTGCCATGA
- the rplS gene encoding 50S ribosomal protein L19, producing MNLIQTIEAEEIAKAGKDIPTFRPGDTLRVGVRVVEGERTRVQNFEGVCIARSNKGMGSNFTVRKLSFGEGVERVFPLYSPNIDSITVVRKGAVRRAKLYYLRGRTGKSARIAERRDYRSEAGEG from the coding sequence ATGAACCTCATCCAGACGATCGAAGCCGAAGAAATCGCCAAGGCTGGCAAAGACATTCCGACCTTCCGTCCCGGCGACACGCTGCGTGTCGGCGTGCGCGTCGTTGAAGGCGAACGCACCCGCGTTCAGAATTTCGAGGGCGTGTGCATCGCTCGCTCGAACAAGGGAATGGGCTCGAATTTCACCGTGCGCAAACTGTCGTTCGGTGAGGGCGTCGAGCGTGTTTTCCCGCTCTACTCGCCGAACATCGACAGCATTACCGTCGTCCGCAAGGGCGCCGTCCGCCGTGCGAAGCTCTACTATCTGCGGGGCCGCACCGGTAAATCGGCGCGTATTGCGGAGCGCCGCGATTACCGGTCGGAAGCCGGCGAAGGCTAA
- a CDS encoding aspartate-semialdehyde dehydrogenase — protein sequence MGYRIVVAGATGNVGREVLAILAEREFPIAELAAVASSRSQGEAVEIGDTGRTVKCQNIENFDWSGWDMAIFAIGSDATAIHAPKAAAAGCVVIDNSSLYRMDPDVPLIVPEVNPDAIDGYKARNIIANPNCSTAQMVVALKPLHDAATIKRVVVATYQSVSGAGKAGMDELWNQTRQIFVGDEKDVQKFTKQIAFNVIPHIDKFLDDGSTKEEWKMVVETKKILDPKIKVTATCVRVPVFVGHSEAINIELEDELSAEEAQRILREAPGVVLHDKREDGGYTTPVECVGDFATFISRVREDPTIENGLNLWCVSDNLRKGAALNAVQIAELLGRRHLKKG from the coding sequence ATGGGTTACCGGATCGTCGTCGCGGGTGCGACGGGCAACGTCGGACGCGAAGTCCTCGCCATCCTCGCCGAGCGTGAATTTCCGATCGCCGAACTCGCCGCTGTCGCCTCGTCGCGCAGCCAGGGCGAAGCGGTCGAGATCGGCGACACCGGTCGTACCGTGAAATGCCAGAATATCGAGAACTTCGATTGGAGCGGCTGGGACATGGCGATCTTCGCCATCGGCAGCGACGCGACCGCCATCCATGCGCCCAAGGCAGCGGCGGCGGGCTGCGTCGTCATCGACAATTCGTCGCTTTACCGGATGGACCCCGATGTGCCGCTGATCGTGCCCGAGGTGAATCCCGATGCGATCGACGGCTACAAGGCGCGCAACATTATCGCGAACCCCAATTGCTCGACCGCGCAGATGGTCGTCGCGCTGAAGCCGCTCCACGACGCCGCGACGATCAAGCGCGTCGTCGTTGCGACCTATCAGTCGGTGTCGGGCGCGGGCAAGGCCGGCATGGACGAACTTTGGAACCAGACGCGCCAGATCTTCGTCGGCGATGAAAAGGACGTGCAGAAGTTCACCAAGCAGATCGCCTTCAACGTCATCCCCCACATCGACAAGTTCCTCGACGACGGCTCGACGAAGGAAGAGTGGAAGATGGTCGTCGAAACGAAGAAGATCCTCGACCCCAAGATCAAGGTCACCGCGACCTGCGTGCGTGTACCGGTGTTCGTCGGTCACTCCGAGGCGATCAATATCGAACTCGAGGACGAGCTGTCGGCTGAGGAGGCGCAGCGCATCCTGCGCGAGGCTCCCGGCGTCGTGCTTCACGACAAGCGCGAGGATGGCGGTTACACCACTCCCGTCGAATGTGTCGGCGACTTTGCGACCTTCATCAGCCGCGTCCGTGAAGACCCGACGATCGAAAACGGCCTCAACCTCTGGTGCGTCAGCGACAATCTCCGCAAGGGTGCGGCGCTCAATGCCGTGCAGATCGCCGAACTCCTCGGCCGCCGGCATCTCAAGAAGGGGTAA